One bacterium genomic window carries:
- a CDS encoding HPr family phosphocarrier protein, with the protein MNTTQIQTNSLQQTIVIKNKLGLHARAAAAFVKIAHEFQSKIHLKKNTNPGWVDGKSVLSIMTLEASSGSQIIISAQGPDAKQALNKLIQLINDKFGEKE; encoded by the coding sequence ATGAATACAACTCAAATTCAAACTAATTCTTTACAACAGACAATTGTTATTAAAAATAAGTTAGGGTTACATGCGCGAGCTGCGGCTGCTTTTGTTAAGATAGCACACGAGTTTCAATCAAAAATTCACCTTAAAAAAAATACTAATCCAGGTTGGGTGGATGGTAAAAGTGTTTTAAGTATCATGACATTAGAGGCATCATCTGGTAGTCAAATAATAATCAGTGCACAAGGACCTGATGCCAAACAGGCTTTAAATAAATTAATACAATTAATAAATGATAAATTTGGAGAGAAAGAATGA